From the genome of Tachypleus tridentatus isolate NWPU-2018 chromosome 6, ASM421037v1, whole genome shotgun sequence:
ATAGAAGGGAAAACTCTCTTATACTGACCCCACCACTGGGTACTTGGTTATGACAGGGTTATACCACTTTGTTAGAGGATACTGCTGTGGTAATGGCTGCAGGCATGTAAGTAATCATATTTGTACACTtttaatgtacagggtggcccgtaagtccctaaccatccatatgttatcatgttatattcagttacgcatgtatttttttttcagagaaatatgacTGATTTAAgctcatttacacttgaaaatgtctcacagaaaatggcgtcgcataatattatgacAATGAGAATGAGGGACAGTACACAAATACACTGGatgcataagatatatggatgggtagggacttatgggccaccctgtagatgtattataaaattaaaatacattgttaaaaaaaattcagactTGTAAACTAGAATGTGTAGTAATAAACTGCTTAAagcataaacattaaatatttgttgaaaaccTAAAAGTATAATTAAACAAAGTAGACATTAACACTTAAGCTTGGCCCTCTATATACTGTAATCTGAAGTATACCTATGacatagaaaatatttgtttcactttattGTGAAAGGCCTGAACCAAAgaacatgttataaaattatgtttatgaaGCACTTGGTGATCTTAATATTCTCTTGGTAGTAATGTTGTTACTGGAATGTGATAGTCCAACATAATATGATGACATGTGGTGAACATAAAGTAATCATTAAGAcagaacaaaataacaaaacataatgatACAAAAGTATGGTGAACACATAAAGAAAAGCTCTAGTGAATACTGTGAACATAATTAAGTTTAATGTGGATATAATCATAGTGTATCATGTAGTATTTGACCAACTAGTTATCCTGAATTTATTTCCACCTCCTATGCAGCAGACAGATTCATAACTTGTGGTAACATCTGCACTTAaatgaagtaatttaaaattttaaataaactaagatctgaaaaaagttatatattgtaaatacaaCTCAGAATGAATCTATgaaatttttttaacattctgtGATTTACTTTTGTCTCGATGAATCTCACGTAAATGTCGTATAGTGTGAGATGTGTGCAATTTGTTACTGattgtatattttctgttatttgtaatGGGTGGAccatataacaaaaaaacaatttgtgttATGTTAATAGTTCTTGgtgtgcagtgggctaacaacctactcacttaaatacctgttgaagaatccgcaagcgattgtggccttatgttccttgatggaatctaatggtgataactaactaatagTTCTTGGTGAATAAGTTATTGtactttactaaatgtttcatataaaacactttgtaaatacagttttttttcatcttttcagAGTATTGATATTGCTTTAATTATTGCAATATATGaaatacataacatatatgaGTACTTAAGTagacttgtgttttaatagtCCTAAGTACCCGTATTAATTTGATACAAACATGTTTGTGAATGCCTTTCCTCCAACCTTATAAAAAAAGTACTCTATATTGTGTACAATAAAAAAAGTACAACTTGACAACaactacacaataaatattttattagaaacagAGACTTGTTGAAGTATTCAAACCTACATTGGCCAAACCTACAGAAATTTGAAATTTAGGATCAAGGAACATAAATATGCAGTAGAAAAAGTTATAGTAAAGGATTTCAGCCTTAACAGAACATGTGGAGGGCACATCTCATGTTGTAGACTTGAGTAATGTTAAACTAATTAATTGGATAgagttgaaatttaaataattaatattcaggAAAATATCTTCAGTAAGTGTTTACCACTTTTAATTAGTGATACATGTATCTTGTATATCTCAGTTTGTAATTACTCTTATCAGTCCTGATGTCTTCTGAACAAGAACTTTTATTTCCTTGTTAAACCACAAGATTACATGCaacatgaataacaaaataataacaaccaTTTGTTTTATACATGAATCTAGTATTTATACAACCCTCATAGAGAAGCTTTGTATCTTTTAATATAAGAATGACTTGCTATGCTAAAATTTGAATATATACTAGGTAGAAAGGGAGGAAACATCtttaaggaaaataaaactaactgtactaaacaaacaggagcataactaaaaataagaatgaaattcCTCCCTTATAATAGGCAACTTTTTGTGGTGTTTCTATGGACGTGATGGTTTTCTATGCTGATGTGGCAGCATTTTcattttagaaaatgtaaataaaataaattaattctttgcTGCTGAACATATCAGTTATAAGATTATAAACATTTCACATACAGTTGGCTAATAGAAACAAGTGACGGTACTGAAGATTGTACAAGGAATTAATTTTGAATGCAAAACATGTTCAAACTTTTTGACGATCATGGGTAACCTTCACTTGTCATAGTCGCAGATGACTCCTATGCAAAAGGTAAtgaaatggttggttggttggtcaCTCCTTTTCTTTCTAAGTAATAACATACTGCTCAAACAGTGAAGCATTTTGTAAGCAGCCCAACAATAGAGTTAGAAGCCATaaagcaaattttttttttatgtggacTGCTGAAAGTAATAAACTATCAATAGACAGCATCACCAACAAAATGCTTGTGACCCATTTTCATGGGTAGTAGTGCATAAAATTCAGAGTGGTTGACCACCTGATGGGTGGTGGAGAGTGAAACAACTGCATGATAAGACCATCTCATCTGGACATATGTGGAAAGCCATGAAGGGGTAAAGTTAAACAAGCAAACTGACATACTTGTCTGAGAAACCCCAGTTCAAATCTACAGAATACTGTTCTCTTCTGCACtagaaattaaggtaaaagtGGCAACCACAAAAGAAACTCATTAACATTTGGAAAGAATAAAACTGTTGGAAAACAAAGTACCATATGGGGTTGGTAggataagaaaaaaaacagttttcagCCAGATAGATGCTGGTAACATCAGTGAagaatgtttctttctttgtttttggtgGTCATTTTCCACATGAGGGGTCTATACCTGAAGGTGCAATACCTGAGAATGCCATCTTGtactaaattcaaaatatttttaaatacctacatagtatattattttcaaaattctacATGTAGTACATGTTTCAGTCACAGagaatgtttaaaaaatgaaatatttaggaTTCCACTGATACATCAGACCATAGATATTGGCCATTCAGAATATATATTGGTATATacatttctagtcctgatttctccaagccagttCTCCAAGGCTGTGGTATTAACaaataacttttcattttgtCTTCATCATTTGTGAGCTCAATGATTGTGTCTgaaaaattcttataaaaaattatattttgctgaAATAGCAGAATTTTGTAGGTGCTCAAAAGATTTATTTCAGTGCAACTCTTTTTTTTTGAaaacacaattttgttttttaaagaaaatgctTTTTTGTTATCAGTGAGGCTTCAAAATTATGAATTTGAAGGAAAACGTTTCAGACTAGATTTCATGTGCGAGATTCTCTTGTTACTTGGTATATGTTTTTTCTCAAGGACATTTGTTTCCCATATTTTCACAGTTAACTTTTCTGGGATCTGTAGAGAGAACATTGAAACAATGACACAGGCAACTTCTTTTTATCAACATACtaaaatttcttttaacaaaacttattttgattGGAAATAAAAACAAGAGAACACTTATAATGAATGAAGTAGACTGCTTTAACATATTACAGTTTCAGCAAGCTAACAGGAAGCCCAGAATACATTCACAGATGTATATATCATATGAGGACAATATATTGTTTCTAATACTTTCACCCTGTTGACTCAACAGtaattacaaaaattttatttttgacagtGTCCATATAACCATGAGAGGGCACCACCACACATCAAAATCAGAAGAAAATTTAACTCTGCCTTCTATGTCAAAGTTAGTCCAAGAGAAGATGAAGATAAATGAGGACAACAAAGATGAAGGTGATGTTGAATCCATTAAATGAGtggtatatgaaatataaattcaGTTAATAAGATATATGAAAGTAATACCAGTAATATTTATGCCCTGTAATACAAGGTGAATGTTGAAcatgacttaacattatttttgtggTTTGTTGTATGAACAGATTATGCAGAAGCTGACTTTTCAACTTTCTTTTGATGACAGAAGACTTCAAGCTCCTTTACTGTAATTCTAAGAGATCATTGTGTTTAACCAATATAAGCATGATTATAACAAGAAATGGAATAAATACTATATTCATAGTGGGCTTCTGTACcatcttttcttttatatatgtaaaaacgtctggtatgggtagagaaagctctatgtagagaaggtcgaaatgttgtttgctcctttacatataactttctctacccataccagccgtttttacgtatatatatttctctgaaaGTGGGTTTTCCTGTCATCACAGATTATCTTtccttttgttaaatttatttcaagGTTTGTTCTCCTCATTATAAgccagtttaatattattatattttaaattggtATCTATTATTTTTGATATCAAGGTGCAGTAGGGTATTATTAGATAAGGACCATCATTCAATCTGTTTGGCTCACCATGTtactgtaatttgtaattttGCTGAACAAATTGGTTATTAATTTTGTCTTGACTTCtctataaacagtaacatttttgaGCTAGTTCAGTTCATCATGAATTCTCTCTTCATTAGACAAATGTTAAGATGctctaaattaaagtttttttatatctatgTTTGCATGCACTTAAAGTTTTGTATGTCTGTGTGAACTGAGTTTAATTTTTCATGAAgttgtttaatgtagttttatcACCAGGAAGTAGTGAATATATCAAAGTATATTTAGAAAGTAGTTTTTTCCTTCAGTGCCTTGAAGAATTTATATTTGGTCATCCCTGAAAATGTCAGATGAAACAATAAAAAGCACAGTGTATTTACTTATACTCGGGGtgcaaatttgtttaaaaaaaaatccatattgaACTAGAAACATGAGTTGCTGACACATACTTTAACTACGTGTATAAATTTCTTTCTAACAATTGATGGGGTAATAATTTCAATGTAATCTTTCAGACAATGTGTTTAGGGCCATATTTATTGAGACTGATGAAGAAGCTCTTTATGTTGAAGGAAACCACgcaattttcatttatttgttttttaactcagTAACAAACTAGATACATTATTGATGATAGTCTGTTCACTAAATGTTAAACCAAAGGATGGGTAACACTAAAGGCTGACTAACCCTGTATTACAGTCCAAAAAGTGCCcttgcatgaccaggtgggttaaggtgttctgctcgtaatccgagggttgtgggtgtgaatccctgtcgcaccaaacatgctcgtcctttcagctgtggggtgttataatgtgacagtcaatcccaccattaattggtaaaagagtagcccaagaattggtagtgggtggtgatgccttcccttaagtcttacactgctaaattagggacctaTGATATGTTAAGTCAACTAAGGTGTGGTATACATTGTAAAATTGTGTTATGCACTACATTTCTATTCCctaaaatttagttttacaagTTTAACTTACTAGtcttactttaatataatctatGTTTGCAAAAGTTCTCACTGACTGAATTTGGTGGTAGTTACAAAATGTAGttaatatgtaaatgtataaGAAATAAAGCTAAAAGTTAAAGGCATATGAATAAACACACAtcagtttcattattattacaacatatatatacactaaagGAGAACAATAAGTTATTGTTTCTTGTTGGGTGATTTAAGCTAATTAAATGACCCTTTCAGGCATTTTACATCGGGCTGACTAAATTTATATGTTATAAGTGTACTAAAAACACTGATACTACTGTACTATATATGCAATTTGCATATCAAAAGCAATGATAGTTACATTCACTTAGTTACAAAAAGTTACTTTTAAGTACAACacagatatttttatgtttatgggTATTTATATGGCTAAACTACGTCACTCAGAAGCATGAATTAATTTGaaatgcaatattttaaacattttcaatagaaTGTGAATAAACCTTTTGATAGCATAAAAAAGCATAGAATACAAGAAACAGTTTAAACAAGACTATAAGAGCATaaacaaatttgtatattttatatttttatgaatttgtgtTTTCCACTTAAGGGCCACCATAAGATTTTTTTACCTGTATGCTTGATTGTGAACTTAACTCAAAATTCTCATGTCTTAACAAGATACCTTACTGTAAGAAAGAAAATATGCTTATACAATAAACCTGCTTTTGATGTAAACAGACATGCAGAAGAAAATAAAAGTCTAATTCTCAAGTATCAAGGGTATGCTTGCTTTGAGAAGTTAGTTATTCTTGTGTATAATGTAGTGAGGATACTACTGGTAACAACTTTGTTGTATTACTTATGGCAAGTGGCACTGTTCTTCTTGAGAATGTCTGAACGAAGCCCAAGTATATGCTCAATGCAGTAATTCACTGGAACGTGTTTATTTTAAATGCACGCCAAGTCAAGACTGGGATTTATTACTACCCTTTAGCACTGTCTcctatatctaaatatatattcaaaattctAGGCTTTtccgaatgtttgcagttattataTATTTCGTGAAGACTGAAATAAAGCGTATCTTGGAAGTTGTTCAGTAACACGTATAACACCAATATACgggaataaataaacaagtaaagcaTTATACAGGCTGCTGTGTGCTagccccaatggcacagcggcatgtttgtaCATTCATATCActagaaattgagtttcgatacccgtaatgggaaGAGCAGAGATAGTAcatttgtagttttgtgcataattcCAAGCAATCAATCCTTCCTATAACAACAGTAACGTGAAAATGAAACCATTAAACGCCCCCAAAAAGTAACTTGACacctaattaaaattattacaacatACTAGGACGATACAGATGGTTTGATAATTTGCGTGGAgttgaaaattaaaagaataacaaaatttaataaaacaaaaataattttgaaagctACAGATATATTACGGATGTAATTGTCTGAAAGAATAGTCAAAAGTCCTTTACAAACACTATTTCGTGTTTATCTGGTGTTTGCATTTGCCGAGAAGTAATCCGAAAagctttatttgtaattttatgtgaCGTAGGAGAAATGTTTCATTGGTGTAAAGCCATTTTGGGCTGTATTTTGAAATATGATTCTAGATAATGTACGATCTGCTATAGTAATTTTATGTTCTTCTGATAGATGGCGCTACTTCTGTAACAATTCCTTGGAAGATTGTTGTGAAGTTCAAAGTCGtaacagatatcaaaacctgattttcaATGGTATAAATCTACAGAGCTGTCACTGAGCTACTGAAGACTTATTGGTtgaaaaatattcagttaaagTTTCAAATGAGGATATTTCAGATGATTTATTTTTCGCTTATTCTTAATTTTTTGTccactgaaaaaaattattttcttccagCTAAATATCATATACTTCGGATtttaggtttaatattttattagagaacgatacattaatatttatgaaaaactcAGCATAAAAATAACCCAATCGTACACAAGTGTTTTCACTTTCCAATCTgtaaagcaagaaataaaaatctgaaacaaaagattAACTGTGGCAACTATTAGAATAATTATTAACAAGAACTGATGAATAAGAGTAATTACGAAAAGTACTGCTGTTagttaaaaagttgttttattttgtgtatacaACGGGTTAAACTTGTTAGGTTGAAACTATTTACCCTTGTCACATCGTTACAGTCTGTGTTGCCTTATCTAATCGTGCTTTATCTGAAGACATTGAATTATAGTAAAAGTCCTGAAGGGTACTTTCAATTAGAAAAGGCTCTTTCGTAAGGCCATCATGGCCACAAGGTCCCACTCTTTATAGGTCTCCATAATTCATCTAGTGCAGAAGGACAATAGTTTCTCATTACTCGTTTCAGTACTTTGATTGCGCAAAGCTCATAGGCTACTTGGGCGATTTGTCTTTATATATAATAGCCTAGATAACCGTTTCTTTCACTAGCTGCTTCAGGTATATAAAGTTTGATCGAAAACAATAACTAGAAGCCTTATCTTGGTGAATCCACACTCTTTTGGCTTTATTCCTAGACTCCACACTTTGCTCACCCCTGCTAAGGTACGACttattgtaggtttatttctGAATATCCCTGAGCACCTAAGTTAATCCACATTTCTTTATCTTCAAATACCCTTAATTACAAGgttaatttctattttataaatccTCAACCTGAATATATTTTGGAAATCTTAGTCTATAAGGATTTTCCGTGGAAAATTCAAACCCTTCTTTTCAAAAAGCGATCAAATTTGGGTGGCATCACACTGCTAACAAAACACCAAATaaggttaaaatataattataatagatTTTGTTTCACCACAGCTTTATATAGACTTTGGTTGTCATGTGACTTGATTATTTGCATAGTCAAAATCGTTTAATACAACGCACTTAATCctgtgtatgtaaaatacaatattaaatcactttaagaaatattttacaagaaatacaaaatgaaGCTTATGCATTGCATCCCAACAAAATGTTACGAGGATATGAATCAAAATGATCCACTAATTTTTCTGCCTTTAATCATGTGCTTCCATAAGCATAAACCATGTGCAGCAATATTTCTGCGCTGTTTctgtctatgtatatatatattacacgtCACCTGAGGTGTATCATTTTAATGGGGTGCACTATGTATAAGATACGCATTCAACAGTTTGATACATAGTTAAATTAACTACTAATGAACTAAAAGTATGACAGTTTGAGATACCCAAACGTGTGATTGCTCAAACTTCAAATAGCTGACTCGTTCACTACCTGTGTTATGTACGTGTTGCACTAGTTTGAATGGATTTATTTTGTTGCCTGTTGCAACACTTGGAACGAAGATCTTGTCAAATAAATTAGTTGAAACCACTTGGTAAAATACTCAGGAAGTCTCAGTAATAATGTGTGGAAGTAACTACAATGTGAGTAGTATTTTTGGTTAACTTTTTGTGTGaatcttacattttaaaaaacaaagtcaaaGATCCACAAGCAATTTGATGCATATCTAGTTGGTAAAAGGTGTTTAAATATCTGATAGGAGTCTATGCTCATCGGTACTTGTAGGGTCAATAAAaatcaaatgttacaaaataaaagttgaaaaaattaAAGTACATCCTTTTGTAATTTACGCTCGTTCAGACTTgtgctttttaatattatttacaataaatcaagcccggcatggccaggtgattaagacactcaactcgtaatctgagggtagtgggttcgaattcctgtcacaccaaacatgctcgtcctttcagccgtgggggcgttataaagtaccggtcaatcccactattcgttggtaaaagagtagcccaagagttggcggtgggtggtgatgactagctgccttccctctgtttctacactgctaaattagggacggctagcgcggatagccctcgtgcagctttgcacgaaattaaaaacaaacaaacaccttgaTTACCCACAGATCTTCTGTTgtactaaaatattgtatatttaaaaatgatatttcgTTTCACTGATGTAATTTGTGTAAAAGTCGTAGATAAACTATGAAAAATGTCGATTGTGCTGTCGGCTTTTCCTCCGCTTATCCTGGCAGACTGACAAGAAATCTTTGGGTATAGGCCTTGCGGAAGCTGTCcgttcacacacatacacacatggaAAAATGGTTTTCGTTTCGCTTTCTCACctgttattttttatgtagttcatttacagaaatattaaccTTAGCTACTTTTCTTACTCTGAAGCTTACTGTAACAAAGGAATGAAAGTATCTTCATATGATAAGTAACGAAACACTTTCCAAATAAGGGAGTAAATTTAGGGATAGATAATATCAATTCTTCAAAAACAAGATAATAGAGATGATGAAAATGCCATCCTGCCATCTCCGTTGTCCTGTTTGCATTGTTTATGAAGGATTTATATTGGCCATccatacatttacttcctttttttaaAAGTCTTTCTTTACTTGGTTTTCTTAAAGCAGTGTTTCAATGGACAAAGGATGATAGCACTTAGGATCAAGCAGTGTTTCAATGGACAAAGGATGATAGCACTTAGGATCAAGCTGTGTTTCAATGGACAAAGGATGATAGCACTTAGGATCAAGCAGTGTTTCAATGGACAAAGGATGATAGCACTTAGGATCAAGCAGTGTTTCAATGGACAAAGGATGATAGCACTTAGGATCAAGCAGTGTTTCAATGGACAAAGGATGATAGCACTTAGGATCAAGCTCTAAATACAAGAAAGTTTCAACTGTATTTGTTGTTTACCTGTTGTTatctggtaattcctgtttcaccttgTACGTAAGCTTTTTAAACAAGCAAAAAACTTCTGTAAATAAGCTAACTAACTTGAAGGGGTAGTGATAGCATCGTTTATATAAGAATTATGATTTTCTAAATTAGTACTTGTTATcagtaatacttataaaagtggatcCTCCGTTTGAAACTCATTTTACCtcagtgaaattggttgacacGATCGTCTGGGTTTTTTTTAGTTACCATGTAATAAAGCAGAAGAAAGAAggacaagaaattcaaactttttgctaTAATATTAACAGACATTACCAGAACTTTTGACTCAGAGCGTATACATggttataaaatgaaacactatATTGCATTATGAAGTTCTGTCGAACAGCTgttgagatatttaaaataccataaagACGAACAATCCGGACCATTTTTACATAGGCAGTTCTTTCACCCTTTTAATTATTCAAGGCTTAGTTGATTACAGCTAACCTTATTGTCTGTATCTAAAATGTGTGCTTAAGTGTAGATACCAGTGTGGAAAGGATATACTCTTCCGATGGTTTAACCCTAAAAATTAAGGACTTGGCTCTTCAAGTTgatacagataactcattgtgtgtGCTTAAACGAACAAGCTTCATCTGTTAAAACCGTACTTAAATACGGATATAGAATTATAAACTCGGCTGATCGTATTAAAAAGTAGTTAAGCGTTTCTTGCTATTGAAAAGTTGAAATAATCTTTCtg
Proteins encoded in this window:
- the LOC143252044 gene encoding uncharacterized protein C1orf53-like isoform X3 produces the protein MKKFEEIKSAVELLILSEKEKEIYEIHKEAVQKGKLSYTDPTTGYLVMTGLYHFVRGYCCGNGCRHCPYNHERAPPHIKIRRKFNSAFYVKVSPREDEDK
- the LOC143252044 gene encoding uncharacterized protein C1orf53-like isoform X2 produces the protein MHFYFKNCSFNTAESILRRDEFMKKFEEIKSAVELLILSEKEKEIYEIHKEAVQKGKLSYTDPTTGYLVMTGLYHFVRGYCCGNGCRHCPYNHERAPPHIKIRRKFNSAFYVKVSPREDEDK
- the LOC143252044 gene encoding uncharacterized protein LOC143252044 isoform X4 codes for the protein MAAGIVHITMRGHHHTSKSEENLTLPSMSKLVQEKMKINEDNKDEDGATSVTIPWKIVVKFKVVTDIKT
- the LOC143252044 gene encoding uncharacterized protein LOC143252044 isoform X5, which translates into the protein MAAGIVHITMRGHHHTSKSEENLTLPSMSKLVQEKMKINEDNKDEDYAEADFSTFF